The genome window GGAGCTGGTTGCGACTTTCGAGCACCATCCCCGATTGGTCATGATCGATGCCCGTCTGACGGGGGATCGGCGCCAAGGCTATATCGAAGGCTCGGTCAGTTTACCCAACACCGAGACCGACTGTGACAGCCTGGCGCGAGTGCTTCCCGGCTTCGACCATCCGGTTGTGTTTTACTGCAACGGTCCCAAATGTCGTCGCAGTTACGTGGCGGTCAAGCGCGCCCGGCGCTGTGGTTATACCCGGATCTACTGGTTTCGCGGCGGCTTCGCCGAGTGGAAGGCCAAGGGTTATCCGTATCTGAATGAATAGGTCGATTGTGTCTGTCTTGTCTCCCAATCATTGGTCCATGCGCACCAGTCTGGTTGCCACCATCCTGGCGATGGCCGTCATCGGAGTCGTATTGGTGGTGGTGGCCGGCGAGTTCTATCGCGATCTCGCCCTGGATAACCAGCGCAAACTGCTCACCGAAATCATCGAGATGGAAGTCCATGAACAACTCGAAGGCGCACAGCAACGTGCCATTGAGGTGGGCACGTCGATACGCGCGGACGTGAGCTTTCGTCAGGCCTTGGAACAGCATCAGTCTCCCCGCTTGGAAGCGGCGCTGGTGCGCTATATCGAGCGCCATGCCCCCATGTTTGCCCGGCTCAATATCAAACGCACGGTGGTCTTGGATAAGGACTTTCGCGCGCTGGTGAACCTGGAGCTGAGCCCGTCCGTGTCCTCGAGTGACGTATTGCCTTGCCACGCCCAGATAGAGCGACTCAAGCACGGCCCGGGAAATGGTCGGACCGCGCATTCCTTATTGTGCCCGGTGGACGGCAGAGTCTACCTGGGCACGTTGATGCCCATCGGCTCGGATCCGGTACAGGGGTATCTGCAGATCAACACCGACGCGGCCTTGGATATCAAGAAACTGGAAAAGCTTCTGAACACGCCTTTGCTGATCAACTTTACCGACGGCGTTGAGGCCTATCGATCGCCGCAGTGGGTGGAGCGTTCCGCGGCCGGCGCGACGCTGCGCATCGATCATACCTTGAGAGACGCACGCGGCGACGCCTATCTACTCATCAGCCTGATATTCGATGTGGCCGCGTTTCAGCAGAAGCTGAAACAGACCGAGGGCTTGATCTTGATGGGGGCCGCCTTGATCACTCTGGTCGCCGTGCTGATTGCCCTGCTGCTGCTGCAGAAGACCACGCTGCAACCGTTGGGCGCACTGACTCAGCAGCTGCGCCTGGTAGGTGAAAACCAGGACCATTTGGGCGAACAGGTGCGGGTCAGCGGCAACAAGGAGCTGTGCCAGCTTGCCACCCACTTCAATGCCGTGTCCACCGAGCTGCGTGAACTCTATCAGAAACTGGAAAAGCTGGCCTTCACCGACGCCTTGACCGGCTTGCCCAATCGCGAATTATTTTATGATCGCCTCACCCAGCTGATACTGCTGGCGCGCCGTGTCCCGGGCCAGTTTTCCCTGTTCGTCATGGATCTGGATCGTTTCAAATACATCAACGACACCCTGGGGCATCAGGTGGGCGACGAGCTGCTGCGCCAGGCCGGCGCCCGACTTCACGACGTGGTGCGCGAGACCGATACCATCGCCCGCCTCGGCGGCGACGAGTTCGCCGCCCTGCTACCCAAGGTGGTGGATACCCAGGGGGCGATCATCGTTGCCGAGCGTATGCACGCGGCCCTGGCCGAGCCTTTCATCATCGACGGCCACCAGCTCAATAGCGGCATCAGCATCGGCGTGGTGATGCATCCTTATCACGGCGAAAATCAGCATGAGTTGATGCAGCGCGCCGACGTGGCTATGTACCACGCCAAGCAGAATCAGATGGGGTATGCCTTTTACGAAACCGAAATTGATAAGCACAACGTGCTCGAACTGACCTTGGAGACCGAGCTCAAACACGCCATTAATAACGATTCGCTCAAGCTGTTTTACCAGCCCAAGATCATCGTCGATAGCGGCGAGGTGTACGGCGCTGAAGCCCTGCTGCGCTGGATTCATCCTGAGCGCGGTTTTATTCCGCCCGATGCGTTCATCCCCATGGCGGAACAGACCGGGTTGATTCATCCGCTCACCAAGTGGGTGCTCAAGACCGCCGTGCGCCAGGCCAAGCAGTGGCATGAGCGCGGCATGATGCTGAATGTGGCTATCAACCTATCGGCCCAGAGTCTGCGCGACCCGGGTCTCATCGAGACTATCGAGTCCACCCTGCGGGAGGTCGACATGGCGCCCCATTATCTGACCCTGGAGCTGACCGAAACGGCGGTCATGTCCGACCCGCGCCGGGCCCTGGATATCCTCACCGAGCTTGACCAGAAAGGGGTCATGTTGTCCATTGATGACTTCGGTACGGGATATTCCTCGTTGGCCTATCTGAAGCAGCTGCCCATGGACGAGCTCAAAATCGACCGCTCGTTTGTCATGGAGATGGACAAAGACAAGAATGATGCCGTCATCGTCCACTCCACTATTGATCTGGCCCATAACATGGGGCTCAAGGTGGTGGCCGAGGGCGTGGAAACCGACCAGGCCTGGCATACCCTCAAGGCCTTGGGCTGCGACATGGGACAAGGCTATTTCATGTGTAAACCGGTGGATGCGGACACCTTCATGGAATGGCTGGACAGCTCGGCCTGGCATCCGCCCAAACAACAGCAGGTTTAGGCGTTAATGCCTGTCGCGATCCAGGCGGCGGTAGGAGATCGCCTCGCTTAAATGGGCCGTGCCAATGGCCTCACTCCCGTCCAGATCGGCAATGCTGCGCGCCACCCGCAGGATGCGATGGCTGGCTCGCGCCGACAAGCCCAGGCGTTCCGTGGCCTGTTCCAATAGACCCCGATTGTCGGCACTTAGCCGGCAATACTGATCGATTTCGCGGCTGCCGAGGCGGTGATTGGCCTTGCCGGCACGTTGCTGTTGAAGCGCGCGGGCCTGTTCCACCCGCCTGCGCACCGTGGCGCTGTCCTCGCTGTCTCCGGCGCGGTCGCTGTAGAGCATCTCCCTGGGCAGGGGCGGCACCTCGATGTGCATGTCGATGCGGTCCAGGATCGGACCCGAGATGCGGGCGCGATAACGCTGCACCTGATCGGCAGTGCAGCGGCAACGACCGCCGGCATCGCCCAGATAGCCGCAGGGGCAGGGGTTCATGGCGGCGATGAGCTGAAACCGGGCCGGGAACTCGGCCTGTCGTGCCGCTCTGGAGATGGTCACCTTGCCCGATTCCAGCGGCTCGCGCAGCACTTCCAGCACGCGCCGGTCGTACTCGGGCAATTCATCCAGAAACATCACCCCGTTGTGGGCCAGGGAGATCTCCCCCGGGCGCGGGTTGCCGCCGCCGCCCACCAGGGCCACGCCCGAGGCGGTATGGTGCGGGGCACGGAAGGGGCGCTGTCTCCAGTTGGCGGGGTCGAAGCCGCCCTGGCTGATGGACTGGATGGCGGCCGTCTCCAAGGCCTCCTGCTCGGTCATGGTGGGCAGGAGGCCGGGCAGGCGGCTGGCGAGCATGGTCTTGCCGGTGCCGGGCGGTCCCATCATGAGCAGGGAGTGGCCGCCGGCAGCGGCGATCTCCAAGGCACGCTTGGCGTGGTGCTGACCGCGCACATCGCTGATGTCGGCATGCTGCGTCGGCTGGGCGGGCACGTCGACGCGTGGCAGCGGCGCCAACACCTCGTTGCCGTTGAGATGGGCGCAGACCTTCAGCAGATGATCGGTGGCCAGGATAATGGTGTCGCCCGCCAGGGTGGCCTCGGCGCCGTTGTCCGCGGGCAGCAGCAGCGCCCGTCCGGCGCGGCCGCAATGGGCCGCCACCGGCAACACGCCGCGAATGGCGCGCAGTTCGCCGCTCAGCGCCAGTTCACCGACGAATTCGTAATCGCTGAGTCTGTCCTTGGGGATCTGGCCGGAAGCCGCCAGGATGCCCAAGGCGATGGGCAGATCGAAACGGCCGCCCTCCTTGGGCAGGTCGGCGGGCGCCAGGTTGATGGTGATGCGGCGGGCGGGGAAGTCGAACTGGCTGGTGAGCAGGGCGCCGCGCACCCGGTCCTTGCTCTCCTTCACCGCCGCCTCGGGCAGGCCGACGATGTTCAGACTGGGCAGGCCGTTGGCCAGATGCACTTCCACCGTCACTAATGGCGCATCGATGCCGGCACCGGCACGGCTGTAGACAACGGCAAGCGACATTGACCCCCCCTTCAGATAGGCCGGTTTATCAAGGCTCGATTATGGCCAAGCGCTGTCGCACTGGCAAACCGTGGTTACAGGCTGTTGGATTGGTCTTCCTTGAGCTGTTGTTCCAGGTGTTCCACTTGATTCTGCAGGGCGTCCAATTTGGCGCGGGTGCGCGCCAGCAGGGCCGATTGCACCTCGAATTCCTCGCGCGTCACCAAGTCCAGCTTGTTGAAGGTGGATTGCAGGGTGGCGTGGAAGTTTTTCTCCAGATCCTGCTGCAGTTCGCGCACCCCGGCAGGGACTGAGTTGGCCAGCTTCTTGGCCATGTCGTCGAGCATTTTCGGGTCGATCATGTCGCGTTCCTCGCTTGAAAGTAGCCCTAAGTGTACGTCAAAACCGTGCCTCGCTACATGCCCCAAAATGGCGCACCAGGGTGGTGCGTCAGCCGTCTGCGCCTTGTTCGAATTGGTGCGCGCGCACTGGGCAGGTTCGCGTTCTGTTTTATAAGCAAATGAAATGCAATGACTTTCAAGATTGGCACGGCATGTGCTCAAGGCCTTACACAGCTGAAAGATGAACGCAGGTGTTTGGGCTTGTAAGGCTCCAATGTGAATTTCCAAGTGTAAGGAGAGAGCAATGAAACTGGTGACAGCAATTATTAAACCGTTCAAGTTGGACGACGTCCGCGAAGCGCTCTCAGATATCGGTGTCCAGGGGATTACCGTAACTGAGGTGAAGGGGTTCGGCCGCCAGAAAGGCCATACCGAACTGTATCGCGGCGCCGAGTATGTGGTGGATTTTCTTCCCAAGGTGAAGATCGATGTGGCGATTGCAGAGGACCTGCTCGATCAAGTGATCGAGGCCATTGGCAAGGCGGCGAACACCGGCAAGATCGGCGACGGCAAGATCTTCGTCTCCAGCCTGGAGCAGGTAGTTCGAATTCGTACCGGTGAATCCGGCACAGAAGCCCTTTAATAAAGCAATCTGGAGGTTATGAAAGATGGAAAATAATATTTTTCAACTGCAATACGCCATGGACACCTTTTACTTTTTGGTGTGTGGCGCCTTGGTCATGTGGATGGCGGCTGG of Candidatus Tenderia electrophaga contains these proteins:
- a CDS encoding ATP-dependent protease (among the AAA+ ATPases, the YifB protease family belongs to the Helix 2 insert clade; unknown function), whose protein sequence is MSLAVVYSRAGAGIDAPLVTVEVHLANGLPSLNIVGLPEAAVKESKDRVRGALLTSQFDFPARRITINLAPADLPKEGGRFDLPIALGILAASGQIPKDRLSDYEFVGELALSGELRAIRGVLPVAAHCGRAGRALLLPADNGAEATLAGDTIILATDHLLKVCAHLNGNEVLAPLPRVDVPAQPTQHADISDVRGQHHAKRALEIAAAGGHSLLMMGPPGTGKTMLASRLPGLLPTMTEQEALETAAIQSISQGGFDPANWRQRPFRAPHHTASGVALVGGGGNPRPGEISLAHNGVMFLDELPEYDRRVLEVLREPLESGKVTISRAARQAEFPARFQLIAAMNPCPCGYLGDAGGRCRCTADQVQRYRARISGPILDRIDMHIEVPPLPREMLYSDRAGDSEDSATVRRRVEQARALQQQRAGKANHRLGSREIDQYCRLSADNRGLLEQATERLGLSARASHRILRVARSIADLDGSEAIGTAHLSEAISYRRLDRDRH
- a CDS encoding transcriptional regulator (indirectly regulates nitrogen metabolism; at high nitrogen levels P-II prevents the phosphorylation of NR-I, the transcriptional activator of the glutamine synthetase gene (glnA); at low nitrogen levels P-II is uridylylated to form PII-UMP and interacts with an adenylyltransferase (GlnE) that activates GlnA); translated protein: MKLVTAIIKPFKLDDVREALSDIGVQGITVTEVKGFGRQKGHTELYRGAEYVVDFLPKVKIDVAIAEDLLDQVIEAIGKAANTGKIGDGKIFVSSLEQVVRIRTGESGTEAL